The proteins below are encoded in one region of Candidatus Hydrogenedentota bacterium:
- a CDS encoding MtnX-like HAD-IB family phosphatase: MKDEGIVLFVDFDGTITKQDVCAAMVEAFAGAGWREINKRWERKEISTEQCANMTFNLFQADLSDLKRLLDTMEIDEYFKGFLGLCRERGHRFYVLSDGYDLCIEAVFEKYHINVPYYANRMIYDGSFKIECPGTNPECGICGTCKTRLMEKLKGEGNTVVYIGDGYSDT; encoded by the coding sequence GAAAGATGAGGGCATAGTTTTATTTGTTGATTTTGACGGGACAATAACAAAACAGGATGTCTGCGCCGCCATGGTTGAGGCTTTTGCGGGCGCCGGCTGGCGTGAAATAAATAAACGATGGGAAAGAAAAGAGATTTCTACTGAGCAATGCGCAAATATGACTTTTAACCTTTTCCAGGCCGACCTGAGTGATTTGAAAAGGTTGCTGGACACCATGGAGATAGACGAATATTTCAAGGGATTTCTGGGACTTTGTCGGGAAAGAGGCCACAGGTTTTATGTGCTCAGCGACGGCTATGATCTTTGTATCGAAGCTGTATTTGAAAAATATCATATTAATGTGCCCTACTACGCCAACAGGATGATTTATGACGGCAGTTTTAAAATAGAATGTCCCGGCACAAATCCGGAATGCGGTATTTGTGGAACCTGTAAAACCAGGCTGATGGAAAAGCTAAAAGGTGAAGGGAATACTGTCGTATACATCGGAGACGGGTACTCCGACAC